Proteins encoded in a region of the Solanum dulcamara chromosome 9, daSolDulc1.2, whole genome shotgun sequence genome:
- the LOC129902245 gene encoding protein NLP9-like, translated as MERGVGFWASPKGQMEGAASFDASTRSSNVDSFNNVMEIMNLDAYAGWCTSPSATEQMLASYAAFSPSNPMSQSYAPFEGLSYTEQTTGAFPPMDDNMVVSTRDGGEKMMFEQNDDQLYYMIDSVDEGDGLVAKESKRSSQWSDGEDIGNSMILRSPSQPLSERMLRALAMFKESSGAGILAQVWIPMKNGDQYVLSTCEQPYLLDQVLSGYREVSRKFTFDTEIKPGAIPGLPGRVFCSRIPEWTSNVLYYKEAEYLRVQYALNHEVRGSIALPVFEDDDCETPCCAVLELVTMKEKANFDLEMDRVCQVLQAVNLRSIAPPRLHFQNLSNNQRDALAEITDVLRAVCHAHKLPLALTWIPCSVTEGDESMRVRARGCNANVNEKCVLCVVDTACYVSDKEMQGFVHACMEHFLEEGEGIVGKALQSNHPFFYPDVKEYHISEYPLVHHARKFGLNAAVAIRLRSTFTSNDDYILEFFLPISMKGSTEQQLLLNNLSGTMQRICRSLRTVTDAELVGQGVKFGLQDGSVPNLPPIALSRKNSQHSLDSNSNSVNGAPLGACDSKTAGIHADDSREQTMTGSRRQIEKKRSTAEKHVSLSVLQQYFSGSLKDAAKNIGVCPTTLKRICRQHGISRWPSRKINKVNRSLKKIQTVLDSVQGVEGGLKFDPTTGGLVPAGSIIQDFDAQKSIFFPFKDVSVKNPTFIFQDAVSLPSTSGNDRENSMVKMEEDSYADGIQLGQSNHINTPSFKGGSKSSIEVSGFCYESKLATLDAGSSGPASLNAMPLTDSGNASLGSFLTKEGCRRWGLNNDTLDNCHCHFNSRCSYSMVVGGDVDSKMKGDNELDGDGGVIEHNQASSSAMTDSSNGSGSMMNGSSSSSRSRGALKHSKVEVNCGDSGSTITVKATYKEDTIRFKFDLSAGCFQLYEDVAKRFKLQTGTFQLKYLDDEEEWVMLVNDADLHECLEILDFVSGRTVKFLVRDTPCALGSSGSSNCFLDSGS; from the exons ATGGAGAGGGGAGTTGGTTTTTGGGCGTCTCCAAAAGGTCAAATGGAGGGTGCTGCCTCGTTTGATGCTAGTACAAGGTCTTCAAATGTTGATTCATTCAACAATGTTATGGAGATTATGAATCTTGATGCTTATGCTGGATGGTGCACTAGCCCTAGTGCAACAGAGCAGATGTTAGCCTCTTATGCAGCATTTTCGCCAAGTAATCCCATGTCTCAAAGTTATGCACCATTTGAAGGATTGAGTTATACAGAACAAACTACTGGAGCATTTCCTCCAATGGATGACAATATGGTGGTAAGTACTCGTGATGGAGGAGAGAAAATGATGTTTGAGCAAAACGATGACCAGTTATATTATATGATAGATTCAGTTGATGAGGGGGACGGTTTGGTTGCTAAAGAAAGTAAAAGATCAAGCCAATGGTCTGACGGTGAAGATATTGGCAACTCTATGATCCTAAGGTCACCTTCTCAACCACTTTCTGAGAGAATGCTTAGGGCATTGGCAATGTTTAAAGAGTCCTCTGGTGCAGGAATTTTGGCTCAAGTTTGGATTCCAATGAAGAATGGTGACCAGTATGTCTTGAGCACGTGTGAACAGCCATATCTTCTTGATCAGGTGCTTTCTGGCTATCGAGAGGTCTCCAGGAAGTTCACTTTTGATACAGAAATAAAACCAGGAGCAATTCCAGGTCTTCCTGGTCGGGTGTTTTGTTCAAGAATTCCGGAGTGGACGTCAAATGTTCTGTACTACAAGGAGGCTGAATATTTACGTGTACAATATGCTCTCAACCATGAAGTTCGCGGATCTATTGCTCTGCCCGTCTTTGAGGATGATGACTGTGAAACTCCATGTTGTGCAGTATTGGAACTCGTAACAATGAAGGAGAAAGCAAATTTTGATCTGGAAATGGATCGTGTTTGCCAGGTTCTCCAG GCTGTGAATTTAAGGAGTATCGCACCTCCTCGACTTCATTTTCAG AATCTCTCAAACAACCAAAGAGATGCTTTAGCTGAGATAACAGATGTTCTGCGAGCAGTTTGCCATGCACATAAGCTGCCTCTTGCTCTGACATGGATTCCCTGTAGTGTCACTGAAGGAGATGAATCCATGAGAGTGCGTGCTAGAGGATGTAATGCAAATGTAAATGAAAAATGTGTGTTATGTGTTGTGGATACAGCTTGTTATGTGAGTGACAAGGAAATGCAAGGATTCGTACATGCATGTATGGAGCATTTTCTTGAGGAAGGTGAAGGTATTGTTGGGAAAGCTCTTCAATCCAACCATCCCTTCTTCTACCCTGATGTGAAGGAGTATCATATAAGTGAGTATCCACTTGTTCATCATGCACGGAAGTTTGGTCTAAATGCTGCTGTTGCTATCAGATTACGTAGTACATTCACCAGTAATGACGATTACATATTGGAGTTCTTTCTTCCCATAAGTATGAAGGGAAGTACCGAGCAACAGCTTCTCTTGAATAACCTTTCAGGTACCATGCAAAGAATTTGCAGAAGTTTGAGAACAGTAACAGATGCAGAATTGGTTGGACAAGGTGTTAAGTTTGGGTTACAGGATGGATCTGTTCCAAATTTACCACCGATTGCATTGTCTAGGAAGAACTCTCAGCACTCACTAGACAGCAATTCAAATTCTGTAAACGGGGCTCCTTTAGGTGCCTGTGATTCAAAGACTGCTGGAATTCATGCTGATGATTCTCGTGAACAG ACAATGACTGGATCAAGAAGACAGATTGAGAAAAAACGAAGTACAGCTGAGAAACATGTCAGCTTAAGTGTTCTTCAGCAGTACTTCTCTGGAAGCTTGAAGGATGCTGCAAAAAACATTGGTG TGTGTCCAACTACCTTGAAAAGGATATGCCGACAACATGGGATATCTAGATGGCCATCCCGGAAGATAAACAAAGTCAATCGGTCTttgaaaaagatacaaacagtgCTTGATTCTGTCCAAGGCGTAGAAGGGgggttaaagtttgatccaaccACAGGAGGTCTAGTTCCAGCTGGCTCTATTATCCAAGATTTCGACGCACAGAAAAGCATATTTTTTCCATTCAAAGATGTCTCTGTCAAAAATCCTACTTTTATTTTCCAGGATGCTGTATCTTTACCCTCAACTTCAGGCAATGATAGAGAGAATTCTATGGTGAAAATGGAAGAGGACTCTTATGCTGATGGGATCCAACTCGgccaatcaaatcatatcaatactCCCTCGTTTAAGGGAGGGAGTAAATCAAGTATTGAAGTGTCTGGATTTTGTTACGAATCCAAGTTGGCAACATTAGATGCAGGGTCATCCGGACCTGCAAGTCTGAATGCGATGCCATTGACTGATTCTGGAAATGCATCATTGGGATCTTTCCTTACAAAAGAAGGATGCAGGAGGTGGGGATTGAACAATGACACCTTGGACAATTGTCATTGTCATTTCAATTCCCGGTGCTCGTATTCCATGGTTGTTGGGGGTGATGTTGACAGTAAGATGAAAGGGGATAATGAACTGGATGGTGATGGTGGGGTGATTGAACATAACCAGGCCAGTTCTTCAGCCATGACAGACTCATCCAATGGGTCTGGGTCGATGATGAATGGCAGTTCATCAAGCTCTCGCAGTCGTGGTGCACTGAAACATTCTAAAGTTGAGGTGAATTGTGGTGATAGTGGGTCAACAATTACTGTAAAAGCCACTTACAAAGAAGATACTATTCGATTTAAGTTTGACCTTTCAGCAGGGTGCTTCCAACTCTATGAAGATGTTGCTAAGAGGTTTAAACTGCAGACTGGGACATTCCAACTCAAGTATCTTGATGATGAGGAGGAATGGGTGATGTTGGTAAATGATGCCGATTTGCACGAGTGTCTTGAGATACTGGATTTTGTTAGTGGTCGTACTGTCAAATTTCTTGTTCGTGATACACCATGTGCTCTGGGTAGCTCAGGCAGTAGTAACTGTTTTTTGGATAGTGGCTCTTAA